One genomic segment of Corynebacterium durum includes these proteins:
- a CDS encoding LysR family transcriptional regulator, protein MDVHLRDLRYFTAVAEELHFRKAAERLFVSQPVLSRQIARLEQDLKAQLFIRDRRSVQLTSAGEALLHRARHLLEDWDAATKEVAILARKEQSVLVIGLQTGVGRGMLHTLTQALNAIQWRPELHQVAWNDATAGVEAGDCDAGFAWLGTTINPHCGYVVVAEEPIMLAVNSQHRLAGRRQASFAEVSNEPLVVLPESAKELRSFWLAEHARHGSPAPIACEAATADEALENVAAGTGSVFISAGNSVLYAREGVHFLEVPDLPPARLAFLWRAGDTRDVIRVAASALQQRGDA, encoded by the coding sequence ATGGACGTGCATCTTCGGGATCTTCGCTACTTCACCGCAGTCGCGGAGGAGCTGCACTTCCGCAAAGCAGCCGAACGGCTTTTTGTGAGCCAACCCGTTCTCTCCAGGCAGATCGCACGCCTGGAACAAGACCTTAAGGCGCAGCTTTTCATTCGAGACCGCCGTTCGGTCCAGCTCACATCGGCAGGTGAAGCTCTTCTTCACCGCGCCCGCCACCTACTAGAAGACTGGGATGCTGCCACGAAAGAAGTCGCAATCCTAGCACGCAAAGAACAATCAGTGCTGGTCATCGGGCTTCAAACGGGAGTTGGGCGTGGAATGCTTCACACACTTACACAGGCGCTGAATGCAATCCAGTGGCGGCCGGAGCTTCACCAAGTGGCCTGGAACGACGCGACTGCGGGGGTTGAGGCCGGGGATTGTGACGCGGGATTCGCCTGGTTAGGCACCACCATAAACCCACACTGCGGCTATGTGGTGGTCGCGGAGGAACCCATCATGCTGGCGGTAAACAGCCAACACCGACTGGCGGGGCGTCGTCAAGCGTCTTTTGCGGAGGTCAGCAACGAACCCCTTGTGGTTTTGCCTGAAAGCGCCAAAGAATTGCGATCGTTTTGGCTGGCGGAGCATGCGCGCCACGGCTCGCCAGCGCCGATTGCCTGCGAGGCGGCAACCGCCGACGAAGCGCTGGAAAACGTCGCTGCGGGAACCGGTTCGGTTTTCATATCCGCAGGAAACAGCGTCCTTTACGCGCGTGAAGGCGTGCACTTTCTTGAGGTACCGGACTTGCCGCCCGCGCGGCTTGCGTTCCTGTGGCGGGCAGGCGACACCCGCGATGTCATCCGCGTCGCGGCCTCGGCACTGCAGCAACGCGGTGATGCCTAA